One stretch of Xiphophorus maculatus strain JP 163 A chromosome 19, X_maculatus-5.0-male, whole genome shotgun sequence DNA includes these proteins:
- the znf593 gene encoding zinc finger protein 593, whose product MGKSKQTGNHKGDKKKNIAKKWKTKRRTKDLDQIHSDMKPETAAKLLRQDVDYDVTGCAQHYCLHCARYFVDMRSLKEHFKTKVHKKRLKQLREEPYSQAEAERAAGMGSYIAPKTVEVKTQPVEENMD is encoded by the exons ATGGGGAAGTCCAAACAGACCGGAAACCATAAGGGCGACAAGAAGAAGAACATCGCTAAGAAGTGGAAGACGAAGCGCCGGACCAAAGATTTGGACCAGATCCACTCGGACATGAAGCCGGAAACCGCGGCCAAGCTGCTGCGTCAGGACGTGGACTATGACGTAACGGGATGCGCACAACACTACTGCTTACACTGCGC gCGATACTTTGTCGACATGCGATCCTTGAAGGAGCATTTCAAAACCAAAGTGCATAAGAAGCG gttGAAGCAGCTGAGGGAGGAGCCGTACTCGCAGGCGGAGGCGGAGCGCGCCGCAGGGATGGGATCCTACATCGCCCCGAAAACCGTAGAAGTGAAAACGCAACCagtggaagaaaacatggaCTGA